In the genome of Pseudomonas sp. P5_109, one region contains:
- the alg8 gene encoding mannuronan synthase, with product MHRLKHGLLQAAGWLFYLTLLMGLAMALPVSTFDSESKDFIFLIGAVGIWRYSMGATHFVRGMIFLYIVYPHLRRKVRKLGKEADPSHVFLMVTSFRIDALTTAQVYSSVIREAIDCGLPTTVVCSIVEMSDELLVKSLWNRMNPPSRVKLDFVRIPGTGKRDGLAYGFRAISRHLPDDRAVVAVIDGDTVLGEGTVRKTVPWFQLFGNVGGLTTNEFCEVRGGYIMSEWHKLRFAQRHINMCSMALSKRVLTMTGRMSVFRATVVTNPEFIADVESDSLQHWRLGRFKFLTGDDKSSWFSLMRLGYDTFYVPDAAINTVEHPPEKSFIKASRKLMFRWYGNNLRQNSRALGLGIKRLGVFTSVVLFDQRVSMWTSLLGLTVALIASFKYGTAFILVYLLWIGITRFILTLLLSCSGHRIGPAYPAILYYNQIVGALVKIYVFFRLDQQSWTRQPTSLTRDLASFQRWFNTWSSRTMTFSAGSIFVAVLLLMV from the coding sequence ATGCACAGGCTAAAACACGGCCTACTCCAGGCCGCCGGTTGGCTGTTCTACCTGACGTTACTGATGGGCCTCGCCATGGCGTTGCCCGTGTCCACGTTCGACTCCGAGTCGAAGGACTTCATTTTCCTGATTGGCGCCGTGGGTATCTGGCGCTACTCGATGGGTGCCACACACTTTGTGCGCGGCATGATTTTTCTCTACATCGTCTACCCGCACCTGCGGCGCAAAGTGCGCAAGCTGGGCAAGGAGGCTGACCCGTCCCACGTGTTCCTGATGGTCACCAGCTTCCGTATCGACGCGCTGACCACCGCACAGGTCTACAGCTCGGTGATCCGCGAGGCCATCGACTGCGGCCTGCCGACCACCGTGGTCTGCTCCATCGTGGAAATGTCCGATGAGCTGCTGGTCAAGAGCCTGTGGAACCGGATGAATCCGCCGTCCCGGGTCAAGCTCGACTTCGTGCGCATTCCCGGCACGGGCAAACGCGATGGCCTGGCCTATGGCTTCCGCGCCATCTCCCGGCACCTGCCGGATGATCGCGCCGTGGTTGCGGTGATCGATGGCGACACCGTGCTCGGCGAAGGCACGGTGCGCAAGACCGTGCCGTGGTTCCAGCTGTTCGGCAACGTCGGCGGCCTGACCACCAACGAGTTCTGCGAAGTGCGCGGCGGCTACATCATGAGCGAATGGCACAAGCTGCGTTTCGCCCAGCGTCACATCAACATGTGCTCGATGGCCCTGTCCAAGCGCGTGCTGACCATGACCGGGCGCATGTCGGTGTTCCGCGCCACCGTGGTCACCAACCCGGAGTTCATCGCCGACGTGGAAAGCGACTCGCTGCAACACTGGCGCCTGGGTCGTTTCAAGTTCCTTACCGGCGACGACAAGTCGAGCTGGTTCAGCCTGATGCGCCTGGGCTACGACACGTTCTACGTGCCCGACGCGGCGATCAACACCGTTGAACACCCGCCGGAAAAGAGCTTCATCAAGGCCAGTCGCAAGCTGATGTTCCGCTGGTACGGCAACAACCTGCGGCAGAACTCCCGCGCCCTGGGCCTGGGGATCAAACGCCTCGGCGTGTTCACTTCGGTGGTGCTGTTCGACCAGCGTGTGTCGATGTGGACCTCGCTGCTGGGCCTGACCGTGGCACTGATCGCCAGCTTCAAGTACGGCACCGCGTTCATCCTGGTTTACCTGCTGTGGATCGGCATCACCCGCTTCATCCTGACCTTGTTGTTGTCGTGCTCCGGACACCGGATCGGCCCGGCCTACCCGGCGATTCTCTATTACAACCAGATCGTCGGCGCGCTGGTGAAGATCTATGTGTTCTTCCGCCTCGACCAACAATCCTGGACTCGCCAGCCCACTTCTCTGACCCGTGATCTCGCCAGCTTTCAACGTTGGTTCAACACCTGGTCGTCTCGGACCATGACCTTCTCTGCCGGCAGCATTTTTGTCGCCGTGCTGCTGTTGATGGTCTGA
- a CDS encoding alginate biosynthesis protein Alg44, translated as MNTAVNANVVHESEAQRQHARVKIPAKLRFFGPDRTPVEARVIDLSAGGLAFNAGQLPLKIGDVYKARLQFVIDNLGLAMDVELQVRSFDRETGRAGCQFQNLEPRDISTLRHLITSHLAGDIVSVGEMLATLQRDNFTKARKVKDGGHGMSAFGRMKAVTFSLGVFVVGLAAFGFVFKSVYGMYFVSHAQAGLVSVPGVNITMPRDGTVQSLVKTDGVAAKGAPLATFSTSMLDVLKGHLDEDQLQPAKVEELFGKQMTGTLTSPCDCTVAQQMVANGQYASKGDVIFQLVPRNSEANVEARFSYRQFGDVRPGTSVRFQIAGEDQSRTGKIVSSTSLKSADLSSDIRVLIQPDETLDSSLAGRPVEVSSDRGPNLNWLIDKAMAVGL; from the coding sequence ATGAATACCGCCGTCAACGCCAACGTAGTGCACGAATCCGAAGCCCAGCGCCAACACGCCCGCGTGAAAATCCCGGCAAAGTTGCGTTTCTTCGGCCCCGACCGGACACCGGTCGAAGCCCGGGTGATCGACCTGTCCGCCGGTGGCCTGGCGTTCAACGCCGGTCAATTGCCACTGAAGATCGGCGACGTGTACAAGGCCCGCCTGCAATTCGTCATCGACAACCTCGGCCTGGCCATGGACGTCGAGTTGCAGGTCCGCTCCTTCGACCGCGAGACCGGACGCGCTGGCTGCCAGTTCCAGAACCTGGAACCACGGGACATCTCGACCCTGCGCCACCTGATCACTTCGCACCTGGCCGGTGACATCGTCAGCGTGGGTGAAATGCTGGCGACCCTGCAGCGCGACAACTTCACCAAGGCGCGCAAGGTCAAGGACGGCGGCCACGGCATGTCCGCGTTCGGTCGCATGAAGGCCGTGACCTTCAGCCTGGGTGTCTTCGTTGTCGGCCTGGCTGCATTCGGCTTTGTTTTCAAATCCGTTTACGGCATGTACTTCGTCAGCCACGCCCAGGCCGGTCTGGTCAGCGTGCCGGGCGTGAACATCACCATGCCCCGCGACGGCACCGTGCAAAGCCTGGTGAAAACCGACGGCGTGGCCGCCAAAGGCGCACCGCTGGCGACCTTCAGCACCAGCATGCTCGATGTGCTCAAGGGCCATCTGGACGAAGACCAGCTGCAACCGGCCAAGGTTGAAGAACTGTTCGGCAAGCAGATGACCGGCACCCTGACCTCGCCTTGCGACTGCACCGTGGCCCAGCAAATGGTCGCCAACGGTCAGTACGCCAGCAAGGGCGACGTGATCTTCCAACTGGTGCCACGCAACAGCGAAGCCAACGTTGAAGCGCGCTTCTCCTATCGCCAGTTCGGCGACGTACGCCCAGGCACTTCGGTGCGCTTCCAGATCGCCGGCGAAGACCAGAGCCGCACCGGCAAGATCGTCAGCAGCACCAGCCTGAAAAGCGCCGACCTGTCCTCCGACATCCGCGTGCTGATCCAGCCGGACGAAACCCTGGACAGCTCCCTCGCCGGCCGCCCTGTGGAAGTGAGCAGCGACCGTGGCCCGAACCTGAACTGGCTGATCGACAAAGCCATGGCTGTCGGTCTTTAA
- the algK gene encoding alginate biosynthesis TPR repeat lipoprotein AlgK gives MTTPNFLNTPHPLWERACSRMRLNIQNKCLLTHRFREQARSHMGSLCAVALAVSLAGCAGLPDQRLANEALKRGDTATAAANYRQLADLGYSEAQVGLADIQVDSRDPAQMKQAEATYRAAASVSPRAQARLGRLLVAKPGSTEAEQHEAETLLKKAAAAGEGNTLIPLAMLYLQYPHSFPNVNAQQQISQWRAENKPEAGLAQVLLYRTQGTYDQHLDDVEKICKAALNTSDICYVELATVYQKQAKPEQQAELIKQMQAAHARGSVSAQRVDSVARVLADSSLGKTDEKTAQSLLEPIAPGYPASWVSLAQLLYDFPELGDVDQMMKYLDNGRAADQPRAELLLGKLYFEGKLVPADAKVAEEHFQKAVGREVAADYYLGQIYRRGYLGKVYPQKALDHLLTAARNGQNSADFAIAQLFSQGKGTKPDPLNAYVFSQLALAQNTPQATELAQTIQTQLPPERLAEAQRLLKQEQAVRGALSPNTPELNALQEEASEESK, from the coding sequence GTGACTACTCCAAATTTTCTGAACACACCACACCCCCTGTGGGAGCGGGCTTGCTCGCGAATGCGGTTGAACATTCAGAATAAATGCTTGCTGACACACCGCTTTCGCGAGCAAGCCCGCTCCCACATGGGGTCTCTGTGTGCAGTGGCATTGGCGGTAAGCCTGGCCGGTTGCGCCGGCCTGCCCGACCAGCGCCTGGCCAACGAAGCGCTCAAGCGTGGCGACACCGCCACCGCTGCGGCGAACTACCGGCAACTGGCAGACCTGGGCTACAGCGAAGCCCAGGTCGGTCTGGCTGACATCCAGGTCGACAGCCGTGACCCGGCGCAGATGAAACAGGCCGAGGCGACCTACCGCGCCGCGGCCAGCGTTTCGCCGCGCGCCCAGGCACGCCTCGGTCGCTTGCTGGTGGCCAAGCCCGGCTCCACCGAAGCCGAGCAGCACGAAGCAGAAACCCTGTTGAAAAAAGCCGCCGCCGCGGGCGAAGGCAACACGCTGATCCCGCTGGCGATGCTGTACCTGCAATACCCGCACAGCTTCCCGAACGTGAATGCGCAGCAACAGATCAGCCAATGGCGTGCCGAGAACAAACCGGAAGCCGGCCTGGCACAAGTGCTGCTCTACCGTACCCAGGGCACCTACGACCAGCACCTGGATGACGTGGAAAAAATCTGCAAGGCCGCGCTCAACACCAGCGACATCTGCTACGTCGAACTGGCCACGGTCTATCAGAAACAGGCCAAGCCAGAGCAACAGGCCGAGCTGATCAAGCAGATGCAAGCAGCTCACGCTCGCGGCAGCGTGTCGGCACAACGTGTGGACAGCGTCGCCCGCGTGCTCGCCGACTCGTCCCTGGGCAAGACCGACGAGAAAACCGCGCAGTCACTGCTCGAACCGATCGCACCGGGCTATCCAGCCTCGTGGGTCAGCCTCGCGCAACTGCTCTACGACTTCCCCGAACTGGGTGACGTCGACCAGATGATGAAGTACCTGGACAACGGTCGCGCCGCCGACCAGCCCCGCGCCGAACTGTTGCTGGGCAAACTCTACTTCGAAGGCAAGCTGGTACCGGCCGACGCCAAGGTCGCCGAAGAGCATTTCCAGAAAGCGGTCGGTCGCGAAGTCGCTGCCGATTACTACCTCGGCCAGATCTATCGCCGTGGCTACCTGGGCAAGGTCTATCCGCAGAAGGCCCTCGACCATCTGTTGACCGCTGCGCGCAACGGCCAGAACAGCGCCGACTTCGCCATCGCCCAGCTGTTTTCCCAAGGCAAGGGCACCAAGCCTGATCCGCTGAATGCCTACGTCTTCAGCCAGTTGGCCCTGGCCCAGAACACTCCGCAAGCCACCGAGCTCGCGCAAACCATCCAAACGCAACTGCCGCCCGAGCGGTTGGCCGAAGCCCAACGCCTGTTGAAACAAGAACAGGCCGTGCGCGGAGCCCTGAGCCCGAACACGCCGGAGCTGAATGCCCTGCAAGAAGAAGCCAGCGAGGAATCGAAATGA